GTGTAATATAAGTTTAAGATTTTATGTATGCTGCTACCTCTTGCTTTGTTCAGATGATTCAAGGACCAGCTGCCATATCACTGGACTATTTTAACAGTTGGAAAGATGAAAAGTGAGCCGATAAGAGAAGTTGATAATTTATGCACAGTCAAATCATGATTagtattattgatttattcacttTCGGTTAGGTAAATGGGCACCTGACAggaatttcttgaaataagagtGAATAACAGCTGCTCTGCTCTGCTATAGCCATCTTTATTATGATGGGTTATTGTAGAATGCTTCTAACACTTAAAGTAATTTTTTCAACATTATAGAGCAAGACTTTGTCTATGCATTATTACAGAACCAGAAGAATGGCATGTAGACACCACTTCCACTGCACAGCTCCCAAAAAACAAAGATTTCTTCACAGTTTACGTCTCGGCCGTGGAACATCCAGGACACTTCTGGTTGCAGATAGTCAGCAGCAAGGCCAAGGATTTGGACCTAATGCTTATGAATATGACAGAGTTCTACAATAATCCAGATAATCAGAAGGTGAGTTGGGATTGAAGTATGATTTTCCATTTCTAAGATGACCACAAATATTTCATGTAGAGCAACCCTGAATTAccacaatgttttattttagaaTCAATTATTCAGTTTTAGGTGTGGCTTTTTGTGATCaatcacttttatagaatcaaTTCATTAAGAAATAATAGTGGTCATGATACTACAGTTTTTAGTAAGTGCATGACACCAGAAGGTCTTAAAAGTTTGACCGTAAAATCTCGATGTCAAATTGTTGTAGAGTGATTTTAATGTATCACCTATAAATCAGGTAGAAATTGTACAGAAATTAtgtttgcttgaaaaaaatagatGATGAGGATCAactaataccgtgtttacacgtgcatcggcttttggtttatcttgcaccgcgtttacacgctgtcaCAACtcgcggtgcagaatcggctcgcgtggcaaaaacctgaaatgatccgCGCACCAACAATATTCGTCATGATAAAGACAACGCaggatccgtgcgcttacaagtacgtcataatggtaaagtaaatgaaatgcgcgccaattgccgatgcagaatcggctttctgtttacatgtagaaaaaaatccgattctgcatcggctcgcggttctgaacctactcctttggtggtgcaaaattgcagATTCTGAACCTAGAGCTGATGCAAGTTAATCTTGTTTACACGCAACAAAAAAGCTGATTCTGCATCgtctcgcggttctgaaccgcaaGCCGATGCAGCATGTAAACACAGTATATCATATTGATGATTAGCACACCTTTtctttaaccctcaatctcccggggtattttgattcttgtcattcccgggggggggggggggccattatggcccccccttaagatctcagccgtggattgcgcgatcacaacgaaaatttgcatgatggtagagaatgacgtaatctacgcagttgcattggtaaatttcactgaattcatatattttcattttatatgaattaattatgctaatttattcatgaaatcatactttttgctctgattcactaaataaagctcctagaatgctattttttggtgaaaatattctttatagcattcctaacaattgtgaatgaaaaaattctggtaccaagaccgagctcttatgtatttaattgtttttttaatttcttatgtatttctttgtttttttactttttgttttttattgttttttcgatggaaatcgttccagacttaattctaatcataaacaagacaaaattaattaattttaatcattaaaagtagaaataatgatacatttatgaattttggccaaatacacaatttgcattggatttgtacatgaaatcacgtttatgagcaatttttggtctgacatgcacttacataatgttgcgtaatgtcgtaaccgcgtacccgggcatcacaaatttggtctcaaaatttgcgcgagacttgaaagtaaaaagtcagtgagcggcgaggtcaaaaaattttgcgcagcagatatatcgcgaaaattgtcgagggggggccataatggctcCCCCcaggagaattagggttaacaaAGCTGTATGTATATGAAGTTCTCAGTGATAGTTGATAAAAAGTGAATTCCACAAGGTTGGCCCATTCCCCCATGATGTCTGTATGCATCAAAGACTTGTTGTAACTGGATGAAATCCATTGACAATGTGACAGACCAAAGGATTttgaaaaatttgcattatctCAGGGGCAACCAGTGAAGAGACTTTTCAAGATAGGTGACTTTTCAAGTTAAGTGATTCAGATTCTATTCCAaacaaaatatggattttccaTGCGACTGCTCGTGCTATATTAAGTTGCAATGCTCATAGCTGCATTTTTTAACTTCTGATTTTTCCCAATTTGAAAATCTAGTACATTGTATTGGAGGCCATCAccaaaattttattgatttattattggAAGAAAAAGGTCCAACAATTAATATTAACTCCAAACACTCCTTGATTCCCCCACCACTCCCTCTCTCCAGTACAGGTCATGCAGTATATTTTACAACAGTTGCTTGTTCAAATGCAGTCATGATTAATCATTGATTTCTACTTTATACCAGGCATTTCAACCTGACAGTCTTCAGAAAGGTGAAATTGTCGCTGCTCCATTCTCTCATGATCAGATGTGGTATCGTACTCGTATCCTTGGTTTCCTTGACGGTGACATGGTAGACCTCTACTACGTCGACTATGGGGATTCTGAAGCCGTTCCCAAATCATCTGTTTGCACCTTGAGGTAATAGGCAGCATTACAGACAATTTCTCTGCCGGCGCCAAATGTTTTTATGCAGTATGCACATGTATGAAATGGCTGCTTTCAATCCTAAATGTCCCCTCATTTCTCACATTTGTTCACTTTATTGTCTATTTGGGATATTGTTTTAAAGTCACAACAACACAGGGCACATGCTATGAGCTGTCAAAATAATGGATGCACACATTTAATATAATTGGTCTTCTCCTGTTCCTTTTGTTCTTTAAGCTAAGATGCTAACATcttattttcttccttattGCTTCTTCACAAATCCCGAAGTGATTCTGCATCAAGACATGAGCTTAAGAAAAGAATGCTTCCCAGCCTTGAAACTTTGGCATGAGAGGAGTTGCATTGCAAAGCTATAGCTGTTCAATTTTTAATAGATGAAACCTTAAaaatagtttttgtctcacctgcatagcagagtgagactataggcgccgcttttccgacggcgacggcggcggcgacggcgacggcggcgtcaacaccaaatcttaacctgaggttaagtttttgaaatgacagcataacttagaaagtatatggacctagttcatgaaacttggccataaggttaatcaagtattactgaacatcctgcctgagtttcatgtcacatgaccaaggtcaaaggtcatttagggtcaatgaacttagaccatgttgggggaataaacatcaaaatcttaacctaaggttaagtttttgaaatgtcatcataacttagaaaatatatggacctagttcatgaaacttatacataaggttaatcaagtatcactaaacatcctgcatgagttttacatcacatgaccaaggtcaaaggtcatttagggtcaatgaactttggccgaattgggggtatctgttgaattaccatcataactttgaaagtttatggatctgattcatgaaacttggacataatagtaatcaagtattactgaacatcctgtgcaagtttcaggtcacatgatcaaggtcaaaggtcatttagggtcaatgaactttggccaaattggggtatttgttgaattacagccataaatttgaaagtgtgttggtctagttaaaaaaacttggacataatagtaatcaagtatcactgaacatcctgtgcgagtttcaggtcacatgatcaaggtcaaaggtcatgtaaggtcaaagaactttggccacgttgggggtatttgttgaattgccatcatatctctataagtgtattggtctagttcataaaacatggaaataagagtaaccaagtatcactgaacatcttgtgcgagttatagtagttttcaaaatcagcactgctgctatattgaatcgcgtgatgcaggtgagacggccagaggcattccacttgttttcttcATAACCAGAATCGCATAAAgtctaatgaattattttatgagGTATTTTAGGATAACACTTTGTTGTGAAGAAGTGCATCTGATGAGTGTTTATCAAAGTATTTTGTCAGAATTTTCACTGTCAAATTTTCTGTAGGCTAATTTGATATAGTAGATTTAGTAGCTGATGTTTGTTAAAATACTCCCATAttacttcatgaaatgcccttcatgaaatgcataagaaaattttcagaatatatataggcctatatatcctattttttttggggggggggtatggatTGATGATATTATAAATGGAAAGAATTATTTTAATGAACGTATGGCTTTAGCATACGCTGCTTTGTGTCAAATTTCACTATTCATTatgcaaataatgaatgtttatgagtgcaattgACTAAGCCTCAGAGTTGAATAggtcatttcatctttcaccaaatgaaatACTCTGTccattacatgtataattaatatttcattatttgtttcataTGACACCTCTAagtagatccttgtcatttgcaATGGGCATGTCACAGGTTAGATGTAAAAGTGAGTGCAGCTGATCTTCAGCGAGCACGGTATGTTGATTGTagccacacacaaacacacacaagtGTTTTACTTGTAGTGCAGATGGTGTTGGCaggcgtgcaatggacaaatttgtatggatccaaaatgcatgatgaattaatcaaaaattatacaaatgatgatgtcattgtaaaatgggccgAATGATCGATTTCAAACAACCAATCagatgacaaggatctatctaggtgtcatataatcaGTTTTATTGTATCATCTTGGTTGtatattgattattatatttctcatacatgtatgtacagggATGATTTTCTAATTCTACCTTTCCAAGCTGTGGAATTCTCACTTGCTAATGTATTTCCATCAGGTAAGTCTATTTTATCAAACTTCATATAATTCGCtttttcttcacattttttaaatatcaaatattgtATTTATATGGTGATGTCTAGGTTTTCTTTGTTACAATTTGGTCATCATACTGGAATTCATGCTTTGTAATACATATCTATCCAAACTTTCCATATTATGTATTTCTAAGCTCAAATTGAATATGTTATAGACTGGTTGTGTGACATTATGTTTTAGTTGTCATCTTCTTTACATtgaaatgattgcaataatgtTACAATTGATcctaattatttgaatattcaaGGATTAATTTGCTTGTTCTTTATATTTGATCATGTCTATTCTCTTTATTTCTGTTGTTAGGTGGTGATGAATGGACAGAGGAGGCAATAGAATACTTTGAGCAATTAACTCATGTTGCCAAATGGAAACCACTTCAGGCCAAGATAATAGACTATCAGAATACAGATATTGGTACTATACCATGCATTGAGCTCTATGATACTGCTGATAGCTTTGTAAGTTTGTCCCCCTAGTCTTAGTTCACTTATTTCATATGCATCAAGTATTACATGAGGGGTTTTTCTAGATAAGTACCAATGCAAGAAAATAGATTGCAAAACCAAACTCATGAAAGATATTACTTATGAAAGtgtataattgaaaaaaaaatgtataactgTATTGTTTCCTAactatgaaaaaataaacatagaTCCTATTGATGACAAAATTCAGTATTTTATCTCTGATGCTGAAAAGGCTTAAAATTTGGTAATTGATGCTTAGGCCACATTTAATGGGGAGCACCATCCTATAAACGTGTCTACAATATATTTAAAGGTGATTTTGGGAAAaagttaaagtgattggttaacattgtttgacttttaaaaaatctgagctagaaggtcacacttgtcacctgtgtctgtgatatgttacaaaaatgaagcccagaaaatattgcattcaaaaataattattcagtgcttcaaaaattgaaatataaagtgaccgaaaacaccatcttaatttcatcccatacacttatgtgtactatttaggcgtctataagacgcctatttacaaaatcggggtttgccttgtagttttagcttttcattctcaataatggttgttttcagggtttattagttctaatacatgcacttgtacacatgtttcatcttggtttgagaattttttaaataggctgctcacaaagttaaacaatacctttaactgCCAAGGGCTATGAAGTATGAAAATCTGAAAAGTACCATAACAGTTTCCATCCATTCACATCTTgcctttacaaaaaaaattgtacatacATCATTGGAATGaaattgggatttttttttttttttttggggggggggggggacattgaCAATTGCTCAGGACTATGATACATTTATTTGCATTATCTATAGGCATCACACCATTTCTTGGTATTCTGGGAAAAATAGATACAGAGCCTGAATTTGGATTGCATGGAAATCTTGTGACATTACTGTGGAGTAGGTCACCATGTCCCCTAAAACTGCATGACCACTGTAGGATTAGTGCAGCCTCTCCAAAGATCATGCGATGTTATCTATGATAAGTTCATAGGTTTTTGTCaggtttcttttttaaatttgtggAAGTTCACACTAAAAAAAATCACGGGTGctttgatgatttacaaaagacaaattacatGCTATTTAGCAACTCTTTAGATTCATTACCTTCAGATATAATTCTAAACAACACACCATTAAAACAGGTCTCTCATACTAAATTTTTGGGGGTCATAGTTGATAACCATCTTACATGGAAAATGCATATTAACAATTTATGGAAAACTATATCAAGAAATATTGGTGTTATCAATAGAATGAAATTTCTTTTACCGCAATCCTCATTATTTATGCTTTATTCGTCATTGATTTTGCCATACCTGAATTACGGTCTCTTGATTTGGGGTAATACCCATCAAACATTGATAGAAAAGATTTTTATACTGCAAAAAAAGGTTATCCGGATCATTTGTAATGCTCCAATACGCTCTCAtactaattctttatttttcgaaaacaagattttaaaaattaaggATTTATATTCATTCCAATTAGGTCAGTTTATGTATCAATATAATAGCAATAATTTACCTATTGTTTTTCATGAcatgtttcataaaaatgaGAGCATTCATAAATACCCAACTAGGCAatcagatgaattccatttaccGCTTTTCAGGACGTTCAAAGCCAAAAATACTTTCATTTATGAAGGCCCaaaattttggaattcccttcATAACGACTTAAAAAGTTCTCCCTCTCTGTAcacttttaaaagaaagttaAAATCTTTCTTACTGAAATCCTATAATCACGTCTAAAAATACATCACAGatttatatttctattcacCGTTCCTTTTCTCTCATGCGCTACTTCGCTTCTGTTTGTCTACACTCCTCTCTCTCTGTAGTTCATATGCAGTTCTCACATTCcttcctcacccccccccccctttcctctctctcattcatccgctttctttctttagtttcTCATTCCTGAGTTTTTTTGCgtaattttcgtatattttggttatgtaatattttcttttaatgatgTCTCCTGTTGGCAATCATGGTTTAtactttgatttgtatatataaaatttatttttcgcTTGTCATATTTTGAGGAGCCCACAAtatacaagcttttgctttttagtgggatcctccattttcacaaattgtAAATCACAAATCCTTTACGCAagattattttgtatgtaactttcttataacATGTCTTTTTCAAGTTGATTCTATGaccttgatatattttttttataatgtcgacttgttatgattgtatttgatttatattttgttgaaaatgaaataaatgaaatgaaaatgaaatgaaatgatcgtAATGACtgcaaaataatacaaaaaatgttgGACTCGCTACCAGTGCAGTTTTACATGGTTGATGATAGAAAGTTAGCATTGGTGATATTAATGGACATTCCTATAGAGGATTAGGTCTCACTGACTTGTGTTGTACTATTAGTTTTTCACTCAGTTATGATAATTTCTAATTTCTTCTTtaccccttttcctctctttcctgTCAAAGGATATAAACATTGGAAAGCAGCTGAGACTTTATGGGTTTGCCAAATCAAGaagagacaaagagagagaaatgacaaaagaaatgacaagtcCAGAGGCATCATCTGCTTTACCCAGTGCTTCAGTACGATCAGAAGGAGATGGTGCACATGATACAGAAAACTATGCAAGTTTATGATGTAAATCATATCTCCACCTACCTAACATCTGTGCTCTTTCTATATTGTGATTGCTACCCAGATAGAACAACAAACCAAAGATAACATGGGAAATAAGCATCACTAATACCAAACACAAGTGGCAATCATGTGATatgcttcatttttttaaagtatataatggaaaccatgaccCAAGTGATTTGTCAAGTTTGTTGTGTAGATAGGCTGAATTTTGACTTTTAGTTCAGATATGACCGTAAATACATTTTGGGTATTTTGAAAATGGTACTTCACATTTATTTGATTATGACATTTGTAAGGGTTTTGAGGAAATATTGGTTTAATATGTTCATCCAAAATTCTCACCTATATTGCTAACATGTCGCATTATGAGAATGTTTAATCACATCTCAATTCATTTGAAAGAATTGTATGCATACAGTTCTCTTTTACCTCTTTAGTTAACCTTGTAATATACCATAATTCATGTAATGATAGAAATTGGTTAGAATGTTAAATACTTTTCACTTTTGACAAATTGGAGTGTTTACTATGCTCAAGATCTCTTTTTCACTTCAAAAAGTAAATGTGATTTCTACATTATTACACTTAACATTGTTTTTAGTCTGCCTATATCCTTGCTCTATCTTCCCCCTAAGTGATTGCATTGATAGTTTTGGGGTATGTTTTGTCCATGCATACAAtggaaattcatattttattatatacacACTTTGAATTAAATCATTTAGTACATGGTGTGTGTTGACCCCAAGAAATTTTCTTTcttaacattatttttattaacgATTATTGCTTGATACCGGGGTGCAAAGCTCTACTTTGtattcaaattaaattatttatttgtaagATTTGTTCTTAAGATAATTTAGCTACAAAGGTTTTCTGCCCCAAGTGGTGATACATCGAAGATTATGGAATTGTGGCTAAAGCATGAAATCACAATTGTGTGTGCAAAATACGTTCATATCTCTGTTGTCTTGCTTGGCCCTGTGCTTAAGTGTTGGTAGAGTGAAATGATTGCactgatctacatgtagatttgccagaaaaatattcattgaaatCTATAAGCAACAAATCAGAATGATTTTGATTATAAACTCAGTACCATCTATATAGTGCATGTTGGGATGTCCCTATTAAAGAAAGAGtaagaatgaaatatgaataggGATTAATAAAGGGGAAAGAAGCATGCTCAACATACTACAAATTATCATTGGAAAgtgtttttgaaaagaaatgtattttgtttggTATATTGAACTTTGTGTGGGGCAACAAGAATTCATATTGACTAATCGTCTATAGTATAACAAGTGTTTCCTAAATTCAGCCTGTTGGAATAGCAGTAACAGTAAATGCTATATACCAAAGATGAATGGTTTCATTGATTTGCTGTTATTTTCACTCGCTTTCTTCTGATTTTTCAGCATGTTTCAACTCTTTCAATTGCAAattcaatgatttttatttaactGCTGCATGTGAATGAAAGCATTGATATCGTCAGGTTAGTTTTGTGTTTCCTAGAATTTAAAAGGACttcagaatgaataaaacatgattttgtttatgtattttaatatgTGTGATAAATGTACATACACTTCTCAT
This genomic interval from Lytechinus pictus isolate F3 Inbred chromosome 3, Lp3.0, whole genome shotgun sequence contains the following:
- the LOC129257112 gene encoding tudor and KH domain-containing protein-like, which codes for MMSELSSRQKVALAIALPASMVLIYLLFKKRDDYDVPAPSKHVATIQRQTIDMNIPHNKVGPLIGREGTNIKRIQAESGAQIKFSDETKRDDTADRHLCIHGNRDSILLAERLINEFLAEQPEIITKTLMLPQQAVGRIIGRQGTNIRRIQNSSMARVKIDRDVVEGIDTLRRCTIRGTLTQVDTAEYMIRQEINEMEDYNQRLADAAANRKERPTGKSSNKSVQPKPVLTVDTAPKPEEWHVDTTSTAQLPKNKDFFTVYVSAVEHPGHFWLQIVSSKAKDLDLMLMNMTEFYNNPDNQKAFQPDSLQKGEIVAAPFSHDQMWYRTRILGFLDGDMVDLYYVDYGDSEAVPKSSVCTLRDDFLILPFQAVEFSLANVFPSGGDEWTEEAIEYFEQLTHVAKWKPLQAKIIDYQNTDIGTIPCIELYDTADSFDINIGKQLRLYGFAKSRRDKEREMTKEMTSPEASSALPSASVRSEGDGAHDTENYASL